The Lachnospiraceae bacterium KM106-2 nucleotide sequence CAGGCAACGGCTTATTTGGGAATTGGAAGAACGTATCCTTTCCTCGATGCAGCAAATGAAGTGATGGCGGCGCAAGGTATTCCATTACCACTTAAGGCACAAGGAACAACAACGAAAGAGAATCGACGTGAGAAGGGAACCAATGCGCAGATTGATCTATTCGGTCCACAAATGGCTGATTTCTGGAAAGCATCTGATATGAATCGTTTTCTTGCAGGAAATTGTTTCGGCGATTATTACACAAGAGGCGGCCTTAATTATAGTCAGAGAGAGCTTGTTACGTTCTGTTATATTGCAGCCCAAGGAGGATGTGAGCCACAGTTGATGGCACATACTATGGCGAACTTTATGCAGGGAAATGATAAGAACTTTTTAATCAAGGTTGTGTCCCAGATGGTACCATATATCGGTTATCCAAGATCTCTAAATGCCATCGGAGTAGTAAATCAGATGGAAGAGAAACGATTACAACAAAATAAATAATAAGAAAGAGGTATTGATCATGAAATATAGTAAGAAAGAAGAATTTGATAAGGCAAATATGTTTAAAACAGGTGTTCCAAATGATGCGTTCGCAAAATATTTTGTTGGAGATTCCTTTTTGAATCCATTAACAAAACCAGGAGAAGCACCATTATTTCTTGCAAATGTAACGTTTGAACCAGGATGTCGTAACAACTGGCATATTCATCATGCAAAGAGTGGCGGCGGACAAATGCTAGTTTGTACGGCAGGGGAAGGCTGGTATCAGGAAGAAGGAAAAGAGC carries:
- a CDS encoding 4-carboxymuconolactone decarboxylase — its product is MTNFTEEQRKNDPEFTELFDQFAFDEVANANDIDEKTRYTVILATLLGCQGVDEFKRILPLALDGGVTPIEAKEIIYQATAYLGIGRTYPFLDAANEVMAAQGIPLPLKAQGTTTKENRREKGTNAQIDLFGPQMADFWKASDMNRFLAGNCFGDYYTRGGLNYSQRELVTFCYIAAQGGCEPQLMAHTMANFMQGNDKNFLIKVVSQMVPYIGYPRSLNAIGVVNQMEEKRLQQNK
- a CDS encoding 4-carboxymuconolactone decarboxylase — encoded protein: MKYSKKEEFDKANMFKTGVPNDAFAKYFVGDSFLNPLTKPGEAPLFLANVTFEPGCRNNWHIHHAKSGGGQMLVCTAGEGWYQEEGKEPVSLAEGSFVYIPAEVKHWHGAKADSWFSHISVEVPGEDCSNEWLESVSDEEYAKLK